A stretch of Oncorhynchus mykiss isolate Arlee chromosome 14, USDA_OmykA_1.1, whole genome shotgun sequence DNA encodes these proteins:
- the LOC110488778 gene encoding acidic fibroblast growth factor intracellular-binding protein B translates to MSVELDVFVVNTTIMDEEVYQLWLDGYTVNDAVKVRMEGGVLEGCEASAEVLHSDTMDQYRTFQMCERLLHSPVKLANQLLFQIPPHRQVMLIERYYAFDSVFVREVLGKKLSKGTKKDLDDVSAKTGVTLKSCRRQFDNFKRVFKVVEELKGPLVENIRQHFLLSDKLARDYAAIVFFANNRFETGKKKLHYLTFQDFAFCAGQLISNWTVGALDNMVEDMDVDLEKEFLQDLKELKILITDRDLLDQHKSLVCTALRGKTKAFNEMEANFKNLSRGLVNIAAKLTNTKEVRDFFIDLVEKFIEPCRSDKWTAGDMRLYLTHYTNSAHVLDTFKHQVVWDRYMGVIKSCILKMYHD, encoded by the exons ATGTCAGTTGAACTTGATGTGTTTGTGGTTAACACCACCATTATGGATGAGGAAGTCTATCAGCTATGGCTGGATGGCTACACAG TGAATGATGCAGTGAAGGTTCGTATGGAGGGAGGGGTATTGGAGGGGTGTGAGGCCAGTGCTGAGGTTCTGCACAGTGACACCATGGACCAGTACAGAACCTTCCAGATGTGTGAGCGCCTTCTACACAGCCCTGTGAAGTTGGCCAATCAGTTGTTGTTCCAGATCCCACCTCATCGCCAGGTCATGCTCATAGAGAG GTACTATGCGTTCGATAGCGTGTTTGTGCGAGAGGTCCTTGGGAAGAAGCTCTCAAAGGGGACCAAGAAGGACCTTGATGACGTCAGTGCAAAGACTGGTGTCACACTGAAGAGCTGCAGGCGGCAG TTTGATAACTTCAAGCGTGTATTCAAAGTTGTGGAGGAACTGAAGGGACCCCTGGTGGAGAACATTCGTCAGCACTTCCTTCTCTCTGACAAGCTGGCCAG GGATTACGCTGCCATCGTTTTCTTTGCCAATAATCGCTTTGAGACAGGGAAGAAGAAGCTGCACTATCTTACATTCCAGGACTTTGCCTTCTGTGCAGGGCAGCTCATCAGCAACTGGACAGTGGGAGCATTGG ATAACATGGTGGAAGACATGGACGTGGATCTTGAGAAGGAGTTCTTACAAGATCTAAAAGAACTGAAGATTTTAATCACTGACAGGGATCTGCTGGACCAGCACAAGAG TTTGGTGTGCACGGCTCTCCGGGGGAAGACCAAAGCATTTAATGAGATGGAAGCCAACTTCAAG AATCTCTCCAGAGGCCTTGTCAACATTGCTGCCAAACTAACCAACACAAAAGAAGTCAGAGACTTCTTCATTGATCTGGTGGAAAAG tTCATTGAGCCGTGTCGGTCAGACAAATGGACAGCAGGAGACATGAGACTCTACCTCACTCACTACACTAACTCTGCACACGTACTCGACACATTCAA acaccAGGTAGTGTGGGACAGGTACATGGGAGTGATAAAAAGCTGCATCCTCAAAATGTACCATGACTGA